GCCGCGGTGCCCATGGTGACCTCCTCGGAGGGCCGCGGCCCACACAGGAGCGAGCCGCGACGGGCCTCTCCTACGAGACTCCTCCGTTGTACCGGGGTCGGCAAACGCAGCGGCGCGCTCCGCCTCACGGGTGAGCGGTGCCCGGTACCCGTGACCGCGCGGGGACCGGCCGCGTTGCTGAGGGCATGATCTCAACACGACGTATTGCCGCCGCCGTTGGTCTCGCCGTCGGGGTCACCGGCCTCGTCGCGCCGATGGCGAACGCCGCCGACGCGCCCGCCTTCAAGGACGGCAAGGTCAGCCCGGTCGCCCTGCTGGACTCGCTCGCGGTGAGTGAGATCCCCGCCGAGCACCAGGCGGAGGTCCCGAAGGTCGCCAACCAGCTGCAGGGCCTGAACCACCTGAACGACCTCCAGCAGCTGCACCAGGTCACCGACATGGCCGCGCCGGTCACGGGACTCCTCCCCAGCATCGAGCCGTGAGCCCGCGGTACTGATCCCGCGGAGCACGCAGACCTCGAGGGCCGTCCGGAAACGGGCGGCCCTCAGCCGTTCCCGCGTGCTCAGCCCGCCGTCGCCAGGAACTGCGTCGCCGCCAGTTCCGCGTAGAGCGGGTCGGCCGTCACCAGCTCCCGGTGCGTGCCCACCGCGCGGACCCGGCCCGCGTCCATGACGACGATCCGGTCGGCCATCGTCACCGTGGACAGCCGGTGCGCCACGACCAGGACCGTCGTCGTACGGGCCACATCGGCGACGGTGTCGCGCAGGGCCGCCTCGTTCACCGCGTCGAGCTGCGAGGTCGCCTCGTCGAGGAGGAGCAGGCGGGGGTGGCGAAGGAGCGCGCGGGCGATGGCGACGCGCTGGCGTTCGCCGCCGGAGAGGCGGGTGCCGCGGTGGCCGACGAGGGTGTCGACGCCCTTCGGCAGTCTGGCGAGCAGGCCGTCGAGGCGGGTCGTCCTCAGGACGCGGGTGACGGCGGCGTCGTCCGCGTCCGGGTTGCCGAGCAGCAGGTTGTCGCGCAGGGAGCCGGACAGGACCGGGGCGTCCTGCTCCACATACCCGATGGCGGACCGGAGCCCGGACAGGTCCCAGTCCGCCAGGTCCCGGCCGTCGAGGGTGATCGCGCCGGACTCGGGGTCGTAGAAACGCTCGATGAGGGAGAACACCGTGGTCTTGCCCGCGCCGGACGGGCCGACGAACGCCGTCATGCCCTGGGCCGGTACCTCGAAGGTCACGCCGTGGTGGACGTAGGGGAGGTCGTCGGCGTAGCGGAAGCGGACGTCGTCGAAGGCGAGGGCCGCGGGCTCGGCGCCGGGGGTGGGCAACTCGGCGGGCGGGGAGGGGAGTTCGGCGGGGAGTTGGAGTGCTTCCTGGATGCGGGAGAGGGCGGCGGCGCCCGTCTGATACTGCGTGATCGCGCCGACGACCTGCTGGATCGGCTGCATGAGATAGAAGACGTAGAGGAGGAACGCGACGAGGGTGCCGACGTCGATCGCACCCGTCGCCACCCGCGCCCCGCCCACCGCGAGGACGGTGATGAAGGCGACCTGCATCGACAGGGCTGCCGTATTGCCCGCGGCGGCGCTCCACTTGGCGGCCCGCACACTCTGCCGCCACGACTCCTCGGCCGCCGCGTGCAGAGTGCGTTCCTCGCGGTCCTCGGCGCCGGACGCCTTCACCGTGCGCAGCGCGCCCAGGATCCGCTCCAGCGAGGCGCCCATCACGCCGACCGCGTCCTGCGCCTGCCTGCTGGCCCGGTTGATGCGCGGCAGGATCAGGGTGAGAACGGTGCCCGCGCCGGCGATCACGGCGAGGGTCACGCCCAGCAGTACCGGGTCAACCACCCCCATCATGACGACAGTTGCGACGAGCGTGAGCCCTCCGGTGCCGAGGCCGACCAGCGAGTCCGTGGTGACCTCGCGCAGGAGCGTGGTGTCGGAGGTGATGCGGGCCATCAGGTCGCCGGGCTCGCTGCGGTCCACGGCGGAGATCCGCAACCGCAGCAGATACGACGACAGGTTGCGCCGCGCGCCGAGCACCACCGACTCCGCGGTCCGCCGCAGAACGTAGGAACCCAGCGCGCCCAGCGCCGCGTTGGCGACCACCAGCGCCGACATCGCGAGCAACGCCCCGGTGATCGTCCGGTCGTGCGACAGATCGTCGATGAGTCCCCGCGCCACCAGCGGCAGCAGCAGCCCGGTACCGCCGGTGACCAGCGAGAGCAGCGCGCCCGCCAACAGGGCCCAGCGGTGCGGCCGTACGTAGTCGAGGAGAAGCCGCCAGGCCGGCGGACCGCTCTGCGTCCCTGCGATGCTCACGGCGCTCCTCGGGAGTCGGTCGGAACCTTCAGGCTACGTCGGCCGCGATCGGTCACGGTGGCGGGCAGGGGGCGTGGCCGGGACGTCAGCGTGCCCTTACCGATCAGTCACGCGTAGGGTCGGAGGCAGGGACAACGGCGACGAAAGGGTTCAGGACCATGGCGCAGGAAGTACGCGGCGTGATCGCACCGGGCAAGAACGAGCCGGTCCGGGTCGAGACGATCGTCGTACCCGATCCCGGACCCGGCGAGGCCGTGGTGAAGGTACAGGCCTGCGGGGTCTGTCATACCGACCTGCACTACAAGCAAGGTGGCATCAGCGACGACTTCCCGTTCCTGCTCGGGCACGAGGCCGCGGGTGTCGTGGAGTCGGTCGGCGAGGGCGTCACCGACGTGGCCCCCGGCGACTTCGTGATCCTCAACTGGCGTGCCGTGTGCGGGAATTGCCGCGCCTGTCTGCGTGGCCGCCCCTGGTACTGCTTCAACACCCACAACGCCAAGCAGAAGATGACCCTCGCCTCGACCGGCCAGGAACTCTCCCCGGCCCTGGGCATCGGCGCCTTCGCCGACAAGACGCTGGTCGCGGCCGGGCAGTGCACCAAGGTCGACCCGTCCGTCTCCCCGGCCGTCGCCGGGCTGTTGGGCTGCGGGGTCATGGCCGGGATCGGCGCCGCCATCAACACCGGCAACGTCGGGCGCGGTGACACCGTCGCGGTCATCGGGTGCGGCGGGGTCGGCGACGCGGCGATCGCTGGCTCCCGACTCGCGGGCGCGGCGCGGATCATCGCCGTGGACATCGACGACCGGAAGCTGGAGAAGGCCCGCTCCATGGGGGCCACGCACACCGTCAACTCCAAGGCGAGCGACCCCGTCGAGGCGATCCGCGAACTCACCGGTGGCTTCGGCGCCGATGTCGTCATCGAGGCGGTCGGCCGTCCGGAGACGTACAAACAGGCCTTCTACGCCCGGGACTTGGCGGGTACGGTCGTCCTCGTCGGTGTGCCCACGCCCGAGATGAAGCTCGAACTCCCGCTCCTGGACGTCTTCGGACGCGGTGGCGCGCTCAAGTCGTCGTGGTACGGCGACTGTCTGCCCTCCCGCGACTTCCCGATGCTCATCGACCTGCATCAGCAAGGGCGCCTGGACCTGGCCGCGTTCGTCACGGAGACGATCCAACTCGACGAGGTGGAGAAGGCGTTCGCGCGGATGCACGAGGGTGACGTGCTGCGTTCGGTGGTGGAGCTGTGATGGGCGCTCGTATCGAACACCTCGTCACCTCGGGGCAGTTCAGCCTCGACGGCGGTACCTGGGACGTCGACAACAACGTGTGGATCGTGGGCGACGACCACGAGGTCGTCGTCATCGACGCGGCCCATGACGCCGACGCCATCCTCGCGGCGATCGGCGACCGTCGGCTGACCGCGATCATCTGCACCCACGCGCACAACGACCACATCGACGCCGCGCCCGACCTCGCCGACCGCACCGGCGCCACGATCTGGCTGCACCCTGACGACCTGCCGCTGTGGAAGCAGACCCACCCCGACCGCGACCCCGACGCCCATCTCGCCGACGGTCAGGTGATCGAGGCCGCGGGCGCCGACCTGAAGGTCCTGCACACGCCGGGGCACGCGCCCGGCGCGGTCTGCCTGTACGACCCCGCGCTCGGCACGGTCTTCACCGGCGACACCCTGTTCCACGGTGGGCCGGGGGCCACGGGACGGTCCTACTCCGACTTCCCGACGATCATCGACTCCATCCGCGACCGGCTGCTCACCCTGCCGCCCGAGACGAAGGTCCTCACCGGGCACGGCGACTCGACGACTGTCGGGGCTGAGGCCGGTCACCTGGAGGAGTGGATCGCGCGGGGCCACTGAGACACCGCCGAATACCCGACAGAAGGTGTCCGGCTTCTCCTGCACGATCGGCATGACAGACGTCGAACGAGCACGGGAGGTCGGACATGCCGGGTCCACTGGAGGGCAAGGTCGCGCTGGTCGCGGGGGCGACACGCGGAGCGGGGCGCGGGATCGCCGTGGAGCTGGGCGCGGCCGGCGCCACCGTCTACGTGAGCGGTCGCAGCACCCGCGCGCAGCGCTCCGAGTACGACAGGCCCGAGACCGTCGAGGACACCGCAGACCTCGTCACCGCGGCCGGCGGCCGGGGCATCGCCGTGCCCACGGACCACCTGGAGCCCTCGGCCGTCCGGGCACTCGTCGACCGCATCGACGACGAACAGGGCCGCCTCGACGTCCTCGTCAACGACATCTGGGGCGCCGAGCACCTTTTCGCCTGGGACGCCCCGGTCTGGGAACACGACCTCGACAAGGGGCTCCGCCTCCTCCGGCTGGCGGTGGAGACGCACGCGATCACCAGCCACCACGCGCTGCCCCTGCTGCTGCGCCGGCCCGGCGGCCTGGTCGTCGAGATGACCGACGGGACCGCCGAGTACAACCGCGACACCTACCGCGTCTCCTTCTTCTACGACCTCGCCAAGACGTCCGTCCTGCGCATGGCCTTCGCCCTC
The nucleotide sequence above comes from Streptomyces sp. N50. Encoded proteins:
- a CDS encoding ABC transporter ATP-binding protein; protein product: MSIAGTQSGPPAWRLLLDYVRPHRWALLAGALLSLVTGGTGLLLPLVARGLIDDLSHDRTITGALLAMSALVVANAALGALGSYVLRRTAESVVLGARRNLSSYLLRLRISAVDRSEPGDLMARITSDTTLLREVTTDSLVGLGTGGLTLVATVVMMGVVDPVLLGVTLAVIAGAGTVLTLILPRINRASRQAQDAVGVMGASLERILGALRTVKASGAEDREERTLHAAAEESWRQSVRAAKWSAAAGNTAALSMQVAFITVLAVGGARVATGAIDVGTLVAFLLYVFYLMQPIQQVVGAITQYQTGAAALSRIQEALQLPAELPSPPAELPTPGAEPAALAFDDVRFRYADDLPYVHHGVTFEVPAQGMTAFVGPSGAGKTTVFSLIERFYDPESGAITLDGRDLADWDLSGLRSAIGYVEQDAPVLSGSLRDNLLLGNPDADDAAVTRVLRTTRLDGLLARLPKGVDTLVGHRGTRLSGGERQRVAIARALLRHPRLLLLDEATSQLDAVNEAALRDTVADVARTTTVLVVAHRLSTVTMADRIVVMDAGRVRAVGTHRELVTADPLYAELAATQFLATAG
- a CDS encoding S-(hydroxymethyl)mycothiol dehydrogenase, which produces MAQEVRGVIAPGKNEPVRVETIVVPDPGPGEAVVKVQACGVCHTDLHYKQGGISDDFPFLLGHEAAGVVESVGEGVTDVAPGDFVILNWRAVCGNCRACLRGRPWYCFNTHNAKQKMTLASTGQELSPALGIGAFADKTLVAAGQCTKVDPSVSPAVAGLLGCGVMAGIGAAINTGNVGRGDTVAVIGCGGVGDAAIAGSRLAGAARIIAVDIDDRKLEKARSMGATHTVNSKASDPVEAIRELTGGFGADVVIEAVGRPETYKQAFYARDLAGTVVLVGVPTPEMKLELPLLDVFGRGGALKSSWYGDCLPSRDFPMLIDLHQQGRLDLAAFVTETIQLDEVEKAFARMHEGDVLRSVVEL
- a CDS encoding MBL fold metallo-hydrolase — protein: MGARIEHLVTSGQFSLDGGTWDVDNNVWIVGDDHEVVVIDAAHDADAILAAIGDRRLTAIICTHAHNDHIDAAPDLADRTGATIWLHPDDLPLWKQTHPDRDPDAHLADGQVIEAAGADLKVLHTPGHAPGAVCLYDPALGTVFTGDTLFHGGPGATGRSYSDFPTIIDSIRDRLLTLPPETKVLTGHGDSTTVGAEAGHLEEWIARGH
- a CDS encoding SDR family oxidoreductase; translated protein: MPGPLEGKVALVAGATRGAGRGIAVELGAAGATVYVSGRSTRAQRSEYDRPETVEDTADLVTAAGGRGIAVPTDHLEPSAVRALVDRIDDEQGRLDVLVNDIWGAEHLFAWDAPVWEHDLDKGLRLLRLAVETHAITSHHALPLLLRRPGGLVVEMTDGTAEYNRDTYRVSFFYDLAKTSVLRMAFALGHELGQRGATAVALTPGWLRSEIMLDQFGVREDNWRDALARVPHFAISETPRYVGRAVAALAADPEVARWNGQSLSSGGLAPVYGFTDLDGSRPDAWRYLVEVQDVGKPADVTGYR